The following proteins come from a genomic window of Falco cherrug isolate bFalChe1 chromosome Z, bFalChe1.pri, whole genome shotgun sequence:
- the NXNL2 gene encoding nucleoredoxin-like protein 2: MVDVFSGRLLISKDGRSVDPEEALQNKVVGLYFSAGWCSPCRDFTPVLCDFYTELLEETQPPAPFEVVFISSDHSAEEMAGYMHAMHGDWLALPYHDPYKHDLKKKYNITAIPKLVIVKQTGEVITDKGRKQIRDKGLSCFRNWLEGADIFQNFSS, encoded by the exons ATGGTGGATGTGTTCAGCGGGCGGCTCCTGATCAGCAAGGACGGCCGCAGCGTGGACCCCGAGGAGGCCCTGCAGAACAAGGTCGTGGGCTTGTACTTCTCGGCCGGCTGGTGCTCGCCGTGCCGCGACTTCACCCCCGTCCTCTGCGACTTCTACACGGAGTTGCTGGAGGAGacccagccccccgcccccttcgaGGTCGTCTTCATCTCCTCCGACCACAGCGCCGAGGAGATGGCGGGCTACATGCACGCCATGCACGGCGACTGGCTGGCGCTGCCCTATCACGACCCCTACAAGCA tgatctgaagaagaaatacaacATAACAGCAATTCCTAAACTGGTGATTGTGAAACAAACTGGAGAAGTCATTACTgacaagggaagaaaacagatcagAGACAAAGGGCTATCCTGTTTTCGGAACTGGCTTGAGGGTGCAGAtatctttcagaatttttctagCTAA